DNA sequence from the bacterium genome:
CTGACGCGCCGGCACGAATGGCCGATCGGGCCTCGTCGAGACTGCTGATACAACAAATTTTAATGCGGGGCGTTGAAATAGCTTCCAAGGTATTATGGTTTCGTTGTGTCTTTTGCTGATAATTCTTTGATGATTTTAAGATACCCTTTATGCTGACGCAAGGGATCAAAATTGGTATCCGATTCAAGCCGACCCAAATCGGCGAAGCCGAATTTAATCGCCTTTTCCAATAATTTAATCGATGAACTGGTTTCACCCGCCCGTGCTTGGGCACTTGCTAAAAAGTAATAAACCATGAAATCATCAGGAAACATTTTGATGGCGAGGTTAAAGCAACCAATGGCTCGTTTCAGAGCATCGTATTTTAAATATTCCCGGCCCCTGGATTTACTCAGGCGGCTGACATAGTTTAAACAACGATAAGCCGCTTGGGACTCCAATACGTTTTTGGATTTGAGACGCGACTGCCAATCGCGGCTTTCGGCCATTATTTTGTTAAAATCGGGATCAGTGTTTTCATTAAAATTCACTTCATTCCACGAAATCAGTAACTTGTCAAAAGAGTTTTGGAATTCCACTTCTTTGACGCGAAGAAAAGCAATTTTTTCAAGCCATTTCGCATAATCTTTAGTTTTTTTCAGGCTGTCCGACAGAGTTGACAACGATGCGACATCCATATAACCTTTAAAATCTTCGCTCATCCATTCGGCGTGTATCGCGGCATCGTAAACGCGGTGATTCAACAACAACGTATCGAGGACGCGGCGGCGGTCTTGAAAAATTTTTCCAATCCATACCGTATCTTTTACACGAATACTGTCGTGGATTCCCTGGAGTTCCATCCATTCAATGCCGCGCTCAAAATCCGCCGGAGGAGCCCATTGGTGATAACCGTCGAAGTAGACGATCCTGTGTACTAATTTCTTTTGCTCCAGAATTTCACCGACAAAAGTCATTTCACTGTGATTATAATCCAATGTTCCAGTCAACCCGTAGTAATATCGGAAGGGAATTGATTGAGGCAATTCATGCGATGCGCTGAAGCCCGCGCCATTACCAATGATTCCTGTTACCTGGTTAGAATAAAGAATGCCAAGCTCGGAAGCTGTGCGTGAGCCTCCGGAAAATCCGGTTGCGTAAACTCTGCGGGGATCGATGCGAAATCGTTTATGCGTATCTTTCCAAACGGCATGAATTGCGTCAAGACAAACCTGCCACGGTCCGTTCTGTGAATTCCACGAACATACCATTATCCACCCGTACGTTTCCATGATTTCAGAATACCACTGCAGGGGCAACAGCGCATCCGTTTCAGGTTTGAAACAATAAATAATAGGCCATTCTTTCGACGAATCATAGTAGGAAGGAAGATACAGCGAATAGCTTTGAGAAGAATCGGCCGAACAGAAAACCCGTTCAGTAATTTTCCCGTTTGGAAACGATTGGGAATACAGAACTCCGGTTCCACAGCCACTCAACCACAAAATTAAAATTAATCGGTTCATTTCACGAATATTTTATTATGATTTTGAATTTTTCCGGAAAGCCCGAAAAGTTAATATAGCAAGCGTCAATACCGTAATGGGCAAAACGAACTCTATCATGATCGCGCTGAATCGAGGTAACGCATCATGATCCGTGGCGTCAAAAATCAGGAAAAGGGTGTACGCGATGTAATAGGCCAGAAATACCAACCCTTCCCAGCGGGCGATAAGATTGCCCGTAAAAAAAATCGGCAGACACGCGATGGCAACGGCGATCATGACGATGATGTCAAAGCTGATGGCTGAAGGCGCAACGTTGATCGCTTGCGGCGCCACAATAGCCGAAAGCCCCAATACGGCGAGAATGTTAAAAATATTGCTGCCGACGACATTGCCGACGGCGATATCGCGTTCGCCGCGGATCGCCGCAATGATCGAGGTAGCCACTTCCGGCAGCGATGTACCGGCTGCAATAATGGTAAGCCCGATGATCAGTTCGCTCACGCCGAATAATTTGGCAATAGACACGGCGCCATTGACTAACCAGTCCGATCCGACGACGAGTAAGGCAAGGCCGGCGATCACCATTCCGATTTGAATCCACAATGCGTTCGCTTTAGGTTTTTCGGAAAATTCTTTGGCATATTCGGCCTGGATTTCTTTGTTTTCTTTTTTGCTTTGGCGAATGAGAAAAATCGTATAGAAAATAATACCTGAAAATAAAATCAAACCTTCCCAGCGCTGGATCAATCCGTCGGAAGCAAAAATATACATCAAAAAAGAAGCGCCGATCATCAGCGGAACGTCTAATTTAATTAATTGCTGTTGAACAATTAAAGGCGTAATCGCCGCCGAAATTCCCAGGATAAAAAGTATATTAAAAATATTACTGCCGACGACGTTGCCTACGGCGATGTCGGTCTGTCCATCGTTTGCTGATTGTACGCTGACCGCCATTTCAGGCGCGCTCGTTCCGAAAGCCACTACCGTCAGGCCGATGACCAACGGCGATAGGCCGAGCGCCGCCGCTATGCGCGATGCGCCTTTGACCAGTATTTCCGCACCGGCCACGAGAAAGACCAAACCAACCAAAAATAAAATCAGCGTAAGCACATCCATAAAACTCCGATTAAATGTTTCAAAAAATAAAACGTCCGCCTAATGTAAGACGGACGATTCAAAAAATGAAGTAAAAACGGAACGTTCAGCGAACGCCCCATTCCCATATACCGTAAGCAATTTTTTTGTCGACGGGATGGCCGGCCTGTTTCAACGTCAACATAATCTGTCCGCGATGATGCGATTCGTGCGAAATCAGATAACCGAGAAACGCCGCCGCATGCGGTTTGAATCCTTTGATTTTACCCGATTCCGATGCGGATTCGAGCAGAGCGGCAATCGTTTTCCCTGAAGCTTCGAGAGATTGTTTGAGCCATTTTTTATCCGCCGCTTTTTCTTTTTCAATTTTAGTCAAACCTTTGAGCAATTCCGGAGCCGAGGCATTCAGCCACATCAGGCGGACATTATGCAGATGGGCAAACTGTTCGGCCACGCTGCGGCCTTTCGATGCGGATACATCGTTTAAGGCATCGTTATGTACGGATTCCAGTAAATAAATATTGATCCGGTTATGGATCTCCCACGTTTCGATCAAATGCGATGAAGACATATTATTATGTTTCGTATTAATGGATAATTGTTAAGAGACGATATCTTCTACAATAAAAATGATGTTATCATTGAGGTCACGAAATCCGAACTCATGCGTCTGCCACGGGGTATTTGCTTTGAATGCGTCGGGAGTGACGGTGCCGCGTTGAACCAATTCGTCGAATAACGGTTTAATATTTTTTACAAAAATTCTGACGACCGAACCGCCCAGCAGCGGATCGCTCTCTGTGTTGGCATGCCATTGCAAATGGAGCCAGATATTGTCTCTGGTAATCACGGCATACATCGAATCGGAGAAATAGACTTCGAATCCCGCTTTTTCGTGATACCACGCAACGTCTCTCGCCGTGTTCTGCGAGGGAAAGACGGGCGCAAGGCCGACAAATTCTGTTTTCATAAAATCCGTTTTTTATGAGTGCACGTTAATTACATCGTTTTATTTCAATGTCATTTGCTTTCGTAAACTGTTCCGGTATGGGATAGCCGAAAATAGTCGTGTCATAATCAACGATCTCGTTTAATGTTAAATTGTTTTCATTGATAATGTAAGTATAAGACCGGTCATCCACCTGAACTAATCCGCCTGTAATGGTGAGTGATTCTGAATCGTAACAATTTCCTGACGGTGTCGGTGAATAATAGACGCCTGAACTGTCTTCATCAATGACAATAAAAGTATGATCGCCGTTTTGATTGAAAAACGATGACAGCCATGCTTCTTCCAGACGGACTTTGGTGCCGTTATCTTCGCAGGAAACAAAAAAGAATATCCATGCGAAGACAAAGAAAAATTTTAGGCCAGGCGATTTCAATGATTGTCTATCGTTAGATTAAATTAATACGGATCGTCCGAATCAATCTCCACATCAAATTGTCCGTTGGTAACGATCATCGTGTCGGTCACAATATCAGAATTCACCAAACGTCCGGAGAAATTGCCGCGGACGTGCCGTTCATCGATCTTTTGGATCGTCACGCTGCCGCCGCCGTCATACGACACATACCGGTGATCGCCCGAATCAAACGCAACCTCGCTTCCGCCGTCCAACGTGTCTTCGCTATGCATCGTGAATGAATCGGGTTCGCTCACCGGCGAGATCAGAATGCGGAGCATCAACGAATCCCTATTCGCGGTGAGCACAAGCAAGGATCCGTTGTAAGCGGAATACGTTGACTCCGAAGAAAAATGATACGTTCCGAACGTGCCGCGAATAAAATTATTATCGGAATCCGTACAACCGAACAAAAATGTTCCTGCAATAAAGATCGCATATTTCATAGTCTTGTAATTTCCTCTGGCGAAATAAAAAAACCAACAAGTAGTTTTGGCATCATAACAATTTACCTTCCATAATTGGAATCACCGATCCGCCGACAGCGATACGTGAATAATGCCCGGATTTATGAGCTTTCACCATGACCAGCGAAGGGCGTCCCAGCGCGTGGCCTTGTTCGATGCGAAGATACAAATCAGGATCCGGGAAAAAATTATAATGTAACAGATAAGCGGCGAGAAACGCGGCGCCGTTACCCGTTGCCGGGTCTTCGCGGACTCCGTTGGCTTCAAAGAAAAATCTGGCCGATAAATTATTTTCCGGGTCGCGCGTTTGATTGCAAAAAAGATAGATCAACGGCGGGAAACCCCGGCCGGCAAGCCCGGCATATAACGGTAGATCAAGGGTACTTCGATATAAAGCATCGATACTGCGAAGCGGTACGATCATGGCTGACGTTCCGGCCGACATCTTGCAAACCGGCGCTTTCGCGTCGATATCTTCCGCAGAAAGATGCAACGCTGCCGCCATGGATTCCGCCGGGCAGGTTTCGCCGATGGTGATGGAAGGCGCTTCGAACCACACTTCATTTTGTTTTTCATTGGAGCCGCCGGTCACGTGAACGGGGCCGATGGAAAGGTTGAGCGTCACTGTATCAGACAGACTTTGCGCAACATGGCGGCGAATTACCCATGCAGTTCCCAGGATCGCATGTCCGGCAAATGCAACTTCACGGGCAGGTGTGAACATTTTGACGAAGTAACCGCCGTTATCTTCCGGGTCAGGCCGAACAAAAGTTGTCTCTGAAAAATTAATTTCGGATGCAATCGCCTGCATCGTGTCATCGGACAAAACTTTGGCGCAAATCACCACCGCTAAGGGATTCCCTGAATACCGCTGCCTTGCAAATACATCGACAAAGTGTATTATAGTTTCCATTTTTTCCGATGTTAGAAATTTTTCGAATTGAAAGTTATTTAAGCGTCTTTTTTATTGATTAATTCGATCAGCGTGGATTGCGAAACGGCGCAGAGTTTTTTTTCACCGTTTTTCATGACAAAAATATCCGACCGGCAGATCGTCAGCGTTTTGCCGTATTTCAGCACATGGGATTGTCCGATGAGCAGTTCGCCGTCCGCCGGTGCGATCAGATTCAATTTATATTCGACTGTCAGGATCGAGGACGAATGGTCCATGAGCGAATAGGCGGCATAACCGGCGGCGTTATCGGCGATCGTCCCGACGATGCCGGCATGAAAAAAACCGTGCTGCTGAGTGATATTCACATCATAGGGAACATGAATTTCACAAGAACCCGCTTCGATAGCGATCAGCCGCGCATTGATAAAGTTCATAAATTTCTGCCGTCCGAAACTTTCGACAATCCGGCGTTTAAAATCGGGATCTTTGGGAGTGAAATTCATAAGTCTTCAAATTCTTTGGTTAAAAAATTACATCCATCGGGCGCCGTTTTCTCTGACGTCCCGGACGCGATGTACGGCAATTTTGCGGATCAGCGTTTTCGGAAGCGGACGGTCGTAGGGCAGTTGCAGGGAGTCTTTGCCGGTAGTGAATGCGGATAATTCATCCTTGAACGGCTTCAGAGAAGCTTGTGTCGGTATGAAGTTAATATGCGATTTGTAAGCAGGATAAGCAAAAAGAATTCGTTCCTCTTCGAAAACAGGGTTACCCCATTTCAGCGATTCTTTTGCTTTCGGCGCGATTTTTTTCAGGAGTGCGCGCAGCTCTCGTAACATTTTTTGCGCTTCTTTCGGCGCATTCGCGATATACTCATCAACGGTAGTTGGTCTGGTTTTGGGCATAGAAATAGTGGTTAAATTAATAAATGTTGACCTTAGAATTCTTTTCCACAGTCAAGGCAGCGAAACCGGATTGGCGTAGATGGACGTAAAAACAATGCGAATAATACAGCATTGATCCAGTGATAGACAGCGTTCATCCCTGTCAATCGGTTTATGTTCTTT
Encoded proteins:
- a CDS encoding calcium/sodium antiporter, which codes for MDVLTLILFLVGLVFLVAGAEILVKGASRIAAALGLSPLVIGLTVVAFGTSAPEMAVSVQSANDGQTDIAVGNVVGSNIFNILFILGISAAITPLIVQQQLIKLDVPLMIGASFLMYIFASDGLIQRWEGLILFSGIIFYTIFLIRQSKKENKEIQAEYAKEFSEKPKANALWIQIGMVIAGLALLVVGSDWLVNGAVSIAKLFGVSELIIGLTIIAAGTSLPEVATSIIAAIRGERDIAVGNVVGSNIFNILAVLGLSAIVAPQAINVAPSAISFDIIVMIAVAIACLPIFFTGNLIARWEGLVFLAYYIAYTLFLIFDATDHDALPRFSAIMIEFVLPITVLTLAILTFRAFRKNSKS
- a CDS encoding PaaI family thioesterase; amino-acid sequence: MNFTPKDPDFKRRIVESFGRQKFMNFINARLIAIEAGSCEIHVPYDVNITQQHGFFHAGIVGTIADNAAGYAAYSLMDHSSSILTVEYKLNLIAPADGELLIGQSHVLKYGKTLTICRSDIFVMKNGEKKLCAVSQSTLIELINKKDA
- a CDS encoding DinB family protein, whose protein sequence is MSSSHLIETWEIHNRINIYLLESVHNDALNDVSASKGRSVAEQFAHLHNVRLMWLNASAPELLKGLTKIEKEKAADKKWLKQSLEASGKTIAALLESASESGKIKGFKPHAAAFLGYLISHESHHRGQIMLTLKQAGHPVDKKIAYGIWEWGVR
- a CDS encoding DUF1801 domain-containing protein, with the translated sequence MPKTRPTTVDEYIANAPKEAQKMLRELRALLKKIAPKAKESLKWGNPVFEEERILFAYPAYKSHINFIPTQASLKPFKDELSAFTTGKDSLQLPYDRPLPKTLIRKIAVHRVRDVRENGARWM
- a CDS encoding PhzF family phenazine biosynthesis protein, whose product is METIIHFVDVFARQRYSGNPLAVVICAKVLSDDTMQAIASEINFSETTFVRPDPEDNGGYFVKMFTPAREVAFAGHAILGTAWVIRRHVAQSLSDTVTLNLSIGPVHVTGGSNEKQNEVWFEAPSITIGETCPAESMAAALHLSAEDIDAKAPVCKMSAGTSAMIVPLRSIDALYRSTLDLPLYAGLAGRGFPPLIYLFCNQTRDPENNLSARFFFEANGVREDPATGNGAAFLAAYLLHYNFFPDPDLYLRIEQGHALGRPSLVMVKAHKSGHYSRIAVGGSVIPIMEGKLL
- a CDS encoding glyoxalase/bleomycin resistance/extradiol dioxygenase family protein, with protein sequence MKTEFVGLAPVFPSQNTARDVAWYHEKAGFEVYFSDSMYAVITRDNIWLHLQWHANTESDPLLGGSVVRIFVKNIKPLFDELVQRGTVTPDAFKANTPWQTHEFGFRDLNDNIIFIVEDIVS